GATCACCGTAGGAGCGACCGTAGGAGCGACCGTAGGAGCGACCGTAGGAGCGACCGTAGGAGCGACCGTAGGAGCGACTTTAGTCGCGAGAGACGCGAGAGCGTCAATTGCCCTCCCGGCTAAAGCCGGTCCCACAACAACCCTCCAACGGCAAAATTTGCTTAACCCTAAACGTATACGAAATACCATTCATCCAAAACGGAGTCACTCATGAGCCAACACGTATCCTGGAGCGGCGTTTTCCCTGCCGTCACCACGCAATTCAACGCCGACTTTTCCGTCAATCTGGAAGCGACTCATACGGTCATTGCCAATCTGGTCCGCGATGGCGTCTCGGGGCTGGTCATTTGCGGCACCGTCGGTGAAAACACCTCGCTGAGCGTTGCCGAAAAAATCAGTCTGGTGGAAGTCGCCAAGGATGCATCGGCCGGGCGTGTGCCAGTAATTTCCGGAATTGCCGAGTTCACCAGCTACAACGCCTGCGAAGTCGCCAAACAGGTGGCCAAGGCCGGCGCCGACGGAATCATGTTGATGCCAGCGCTGGTGTACTCGTCCAAGCCGTTCGAAACCGCCGCGCATTTTCGCACCGTAGCTGCCGCCACCGACGTGCCGATGATGGTCTACAACAATCCGCCCATTTATAAGAACGACGTCACGCCGGACATCCTGATTTCCCTGGCCGACTGCGACAACATCGTCTGTTTCAAGGACTCGTCGGGCAACACCAATCGTTTTATCGACGTGCGCAATGAAGTCGGTGATCGCTTCATATTGTTTGCAGGCCTGGACGATGTGCTGGTGGAAAGCGTCGCAGTGGGCGCGGTGGGCTGGGTTTCGGGCATGTCCAACGCCTTCCCGAAAGAAGGCGAAACCCTGTTCCGTCTGGCCAAAGCCGGGCGCTTCGCCGAAGCCATGGCACTGTATGAGTGGTTCATGCCGCTGCTGCACCTGGACGCCCGCCCGGATCTGGTCCAGTGCATCAAGCTCTGCGAAGCCATCATGGAACGCGGCAGCGCCCTGACCCGCCCACCCCGCCTGGCCCTGCCGGATGCGGATCGC
This genomic window from Pseudomonas sp. G.S.17 contains:
- a CDS encoding dihydrodipicolinate synthase family protein; translated protein: MSQHVSWSGVFPAVTTQFNADFSVNLEATHTVIANLVRDGVSGLVICGTVGENTSLSVAEKISLVEVAKDASAGRVPVISGIAEFTSYNACEVAKQVAKAGADGIMLMPALVYSSKPFETAAHFRTVAAATDVPMMVYNNPPIYKNDVTPDILISLADCDNIVCFKDSSGNTNRFIDVRNEVGDRFILFAGLDDVLVESVAVGAVGWVSGMSNAFPKEGETLFRLAKAGRFAEAMALYEWFMPLLHLDARPDLVQCIKLCEAIMERGSALTRPPRLALPDADRQYVEGLMATAMANMPVLPEVGL